In Gossypium arboreum isolate Shixiya-1 chromosome 5, ASM2569848v2, whole genome shotgun sequence, a single genomic region encodes these proteins:
- the LOC108452015 gene encoding uncharacterized protein LOC108452015, with protein MAISDAVIGNLMMIYLAVIAGIKAYGLVCGRSFGGGFVLIVSSTVVGFILVGTLTWDVSRKATYAISRDYAASVHVQEMCKGGICWHGVAVRSPVSQVRFRIPPQIPYRSL; from the coding sequence ATGGCGATATCGGATGCGGTGATTGGGAATTTGATGATGATCTACTTGGCAGTGATAGCGGGGATAAAGGCTTATGGTTTAGTATGTGGGCGGAGCTTCGGTGGCGGCTTCGTGCTGATAGTGTCGAGCACGGTGGTGGGTTTCATCTTGGTTGGCACGTTGACGTGGGACGTCTCCCGTAAAGCCACGTACGCGATTTCTCGCGATTACGCCGCTTCCGTACACGTTCAAGAGATGTGCAAGGGTGGTATTTGCTGGCACGGCGTCGCCGTCCGTTCCCCTGTTTCTCAGGTCCGCTTCAGGATCCCTCCTCAAATTCCATACCGTTCTTTGTAA